The DNA sequence AAGGTTCCGGCAGATTACAGTATAATAAGAGGTAAAGTTGATCCGGAAAATGCTTGATCCGGCAAGACTAATCCCTTCAAAGTGAAGGGTTTCATTTTTTGGGATCCCCGGCGATCCTGTCAAAGGAGCATAAAGAAATGGACTATAAACTGATGGTGGCAAACAAGATTGCCGAGGCATCCGGACTGGATGCAGACAAAATCTACGCCTTAATGGAGATCCCGCCACGCTCGGATATGGGCGATTTCGCCTTTCCCTGCTATACGCTGGCCAAGGAGCTGCGCAAAGCACCGCCGGTCATTGCGAAGGAACTGGCCGATCAGGTAGACCCGGCCGGACTCGAGAAAGTCGAAGCCCTGGGACCCTACTTGAATTTTTTCCTTGATAAGGGCGAGTTTGTCGGCAATATCGTGAAGAAGATCCTGGAATCGGGAGTAGAGTACGGAAATGAAAATACCGGCACCGGAAAAAAGATCCTGGTAGAATATTCTTCTCCCAATATCGCCAAACCTTTCAATGTAGCGCTGATGTACACGACCTGTCTGGGCAATGCCCTGTACCGGATGTACCAGTCAGAAGGCTACGATACTGTCGGCATTAACCATCTGGGTGATTACGGCACACAGTTTGGCAAGCTGATTTACGCTTATCGCATGTGGGGAGATGAAGCCGCACTGGAAGCCGATCCAATTGGGGAGCTGCTTCGGATCTACGTCAAGTTCCACGATGAGGCTGAAAAGAATCCTGCCCTGGACGAAGAAGGCCGACGTCACTTCAAGAATCTGGAAGCCGGCGCTGAGTACGAGACCGGCCTGTGGAACCGCTTCAAGAATCTGTCTCTGAAGGATTTCCAGAAGGTTTACGATATCCTGAATATCGAATTTGACTCGCTCAAAGGCGAAGCGTTCTATTCGGACTACATGCCCCAGGTGATTGACCAGATCCGGGCAAAGGGTCTGCTCACTGAATCTCAGGGAGCTCAGGTTGTCATGCTGGATGAATGGAACATGCCTCCTGCCATCATTTTGAAGAGCGACGGATCTACCATTTACTGTACCCGGGACGTCACCGCTGCCATCTATCGCAAACAGACGTATGATTTCGACAAATGTCTGTACGTGGTGGGATCGCCCCAGTCGCTTCATTTCCGCCAGGTATTCAAAGTGGTGGAGCTGATGGGCAATGAGTGGGCCAAGGACCTGATCCATGTCGGATTCGGTCTGGTGAAGTTCCAGGGGATGAAGTTCTCCACACGGGAAGGCAAGGTGTTCTATCTGACCGACCTTTTGAAGGAAGCCATCCAGAGAGCCCGCGATATTATTGAGGAAAAGAACCCGGAGCTGGAAAACAAGGAAGAAGTAGCCCGTAAGATCGGAATCGGCGGGGTGAAGTTCATTTACCTGAAAAACTCCCGGGAAAAGGAAATTATGTTCGACCTCAACGAGGTGCTGAACTTTGACGGCGAAACTGCGCCCTATGTTCAGTACACCTATGCCCGAGGCCGCAGCATTCTGCGCAAGAATGTTTCAACCGGAGAGGGCGATCTGACTGCGTTGAAGGAGAAAGAGGAATTCGAACTGGCGAAAGTTCTGGAGCATTACAATGACGCGAAACGGGAAGCATTGGAAAAATACGAACCCAGCGTGTTCACCCGCTACATCCTTGATGTTGCCAAGACATTCAATAAATTCTATAACAACATCAACATTGGCAACTCCGAACCCGCACTGCGCAATGCCCGGCTGAAACTGGTGGAAGCCACCTGCCAGGTCATCGCCAACGGACTGGGACTTCTGGGCATCGATGTAGTGGAACGGATGTAATAATGGAACGACGGATTATTCCCGGCGGTTTGTACCGCCACTATAAAAATAACTGGTATTTTGTGATCGGGGAGTCGACACATACTGAAACCAGGGAAGTTTTCGTGACTTACTTTCCGCTCTATCTGCCGGGACCGGCTCTCTTTGTTCGACCGCGGGACATGTTTCTGGAACCAATCGAAGCCGGAAAAAGCATAGTTGGGCAAGAATTCCGGTTTCTGGAAAGCGATGCCACCGGAATTTCCATCCAGGACAAAGTCGAGTTGTTGACCAAAGCCCAGAATTTGCTTCGACTGATGGGGCTGTCCGTTGTGGAAGAGTAATGGCAGTGACCATAGGCCCTGACATTCACTAACATCAAAAAACCAGAAGAGCCCTGATGGACTCTTCTGGTTTTTTGATATGCGGGCAGGCCAGACAATTTGTCGTGGATTGGAATCTAGCCGGCTAGTGTGGCTATTTAAGGTCTTTTCGAATCTTTGACATGTTCACTCGAAGAGAGATTAGAAGGACTATTGATTGATGTTAATCTGAAGTCTTATCATTTGCCGGACGGTTCAAAAACACAAGTTCGCCACAGCCTTCGCCGGTATCGCGGTTGGGACATTTGGCCGCGCAGGTGCCGCAATTGCTGACTCCCTTGCTTTTGGAGCTGACTGCCCGAAGAAAGAGCCAGACGGCCAGGATCAGCAGCGCGATGGCCATGATAATTTCAAAAGTTTTCATGTTTGGACTCCTAAAAGATGAGCTGTCCCAGCTGATACACCAGGAATGAAACGATCCATGCCAGTCCCAGCTGGTAGCTGACGGACAGAAGCATCATGCGGGTTCCAAATTCTTTCTTGAACGTCGCGATAACCGCCACACAGGGCGTGTACAGAAGGACGAAGACTAAAAAGGCATAGGCGGACAGCGGGTTGAAGACGGTTGGCAGAATTTGTGTCAGATCACCCTGGTAGACAATCTCCATGGTGGAGATGACGACTTCCTTCGCCATTAAACCGGCAATCAGGGACACCGAAGCCTGCCAGGTGCCAAAACCAAGGGGGGCGAGCAGGGGGGCTGTCACCGTACCCAGTCCGGCCAGAAGGCTGTCCGGGATGTCAACCATACCGGTAAAGTTGAAGTTGGACAGGAACCATACCAGAACGGATAAGGAGAAAATAATGGTCGAAGCTTTGCGGATGAATCCTTTGCCTTTGTCCCAGGTGTTTCGGACCAGAGACTTTAGGCGGGGAATCTGGTAGTCAGGCAGTTCGATCAGAAGGGGTTCTTCTTCTTTGCGGAACAAAGTATTCTTGAAAATCAGGCCCACAATAAATGCGATGAAAACACCCAGAAGATACAGGCTCATTACCACAAGCTCCTGGTACCTGGCAAAAAAAAGACTGCTGAACAGCATATATACGGGCAGTCGGGCATTGCAGGACATTAATGGTGCCAGCAGCGCCGCCAGTTTTCGATCTTTTTCCGATTCAAGGGTTCGGGCACTCATGATCGCAGGTACCGAGCAGCCAAATCCGATAATCATGGGAATGAACGCTTTTCCGGAAAGACCCACCCGGCGCATCAGACGGTCCATGATCAGGGCTGCCCGAGCCATGTAGCCGGATTCTTCCAGAACTGAAATCCCGAAAAACAGTGTCATGATGATGGGAAGGAACACGAGCACGGAACCGACTCCGCCAATGACTCCGTCGATAACCAGGCTGCGGAACCAGTCGGACGAATTGACCAGTAAGTGGTCAATCAGGCTTCCAAAGGGGCCGATGATGTATTCTTCAAAGGCACCGGACAGGGGATCACCCACCCAGGAGAAGGTCAGTTTAAAGACCAGAAACAGCAGTAGCAGGAAAATGGGGTAAGCTGCTGCGGGATGCAGCACAATCCGGTCTATGGCGTCGGTCAGCGCATGGACTTTGCCTTCGCCAGTCTGTGAATCAGCGACAATGGCATCGATCTTCTCGTAAGTTCTGGCTTCGTTGGCCTGGGGTTTCAGGAGGGAGGTCACCTGGCCTGCGCCTGACTTGATCTGTTTCACCAGTTCATCAATGCCCTGACCCTTGGCAGCCACGATGGGGATCACCGGCAGGCCAATATTCTGACTTAGTTTGCCGGGGTCAATCTGAATCCCTTTATTCTTTGCCATGTCAAGCATGTTCAGGGCAATGATCATGGGGATGCCGAATTCGGAAGCCTGACTCGTCAGATAAAGATTTCTCGAAAGGTTCGAGGCGTCCAGAATATTGACGATCAGATCGGGTTTTTCCTCGGTTAAAAAGTTTTTGGATACTTTCTCTTCATTGGAGTAAGTATCCATCGCGTAGATACCTGGCAAGTCGACGACTTTCATATCGCCGTGCCAGCCTTCCTTTTTTTCTACTGTGACGCCAGGCCAGTTTCCAACATACTGGTTGCTGCCCGTCAGAAGATTGAACAGAGTCGTTTTTCCCACATTGGGATTCCCAAGCAATGCGATGACCATAGAGCCTAGATCTCCACAAAGATGGAAGAGGCATCCTTTTTACGGATGGCCAGATTGAATCCGCGGAAGGAAACCACCAGCGGATCTCCCAGGGGAGCGATACGCACCAGTTCCAGCACCGTGCCGGGAATGCATCCCAAAGCTTGCAGACGCTTGGTTAGACGGGCATCGCCCTCTACTTTCACTATTTTGCCGGATTGGCCTATATTCAGTCGATTTATGTTTGTCATGGAAGGTCACTCCTTAAGAACTAATCAGTATTGAAAATCATTATCATTAACTTCAAGTTCATTATATCTTTACAAAGATTTCGTGTCAATAAAACATTTCGAATGTTAATATTTTATCTTTCGCCATTACAACGGTAGTGAATAATCAGCGGAAGCCTTGGAGCAACAGTGATAATCGCACTCTGGACACGTAACCGTCAGCTGCCTCGATTGTTTGAACCAGCTGCTCGGATCAAATAGCCCCGGGTTCCTGGACAAGAAATAAGCGGGAGCGCTGGTTTCACAGAAAAAAAGTGAGCGAGATTCCTTGTCATGCGGTAAAATTTAACCAGGAAGACTCTGTTGTGGCGATTCCAGCCAAGCTTGGCCTAGCACGAATGGATAAGCGGGTGTCTCAGGAAGATTGGACTGATTTGTGAGAAAACGTATTCTGCAAGTCGATGAATTTGCTTGATCCCTCGGAACAGAATCGCCGGAATCATCGGCTTCTGCACATTCAATTCATTTTAAAACAGTCCGATCAGCGGGATCAGAGGATCCAGGGGAAAGTGGGATTAACGGGAAAAGGGGAAAAGAGGGAAAAATGGAAGTCATTAAATTAATAAAAACAAGGATTGGGTTTCGAACCCTGAAGACAGCAGTGGCGGCTACCGCGGCGATATTTCTGTCTCAGCTCATTGGATTGAGTTACGCAGGGAACTCAGGAATTATTGCCATATTGAGTGTCCAGAATACAAAACGGAAATCCATTAACCTGGCAAGGCAGCGTCTCATCGCGACACTGGTAGCTCTCAGCATCGGTTCTCTGATGTTTCTAACCTTTGGGTTCACATCAGTAGCATTCGGTCTTTACCTTTTAATGTTTATACCCATCGCGGTTCGATTTGGATTCCACGAAGCCATTGTGCCTTGTTCAGTTTTGGTGACTCATTTGCTGGCCATTCGATCCGTTGCGCCCGGCTGGCTGGGCAATGAGTTTATGCAGATGGTAATCGGCGCTGGATGTGCACTGCTGGTGAACCTGCACATTCCCAGTATCGAAACTCAATTGCAGGCAGACGTAGCAGCCATTGAGGAGAAGTTGAAGGAGGTTTTGCTTCACCTGGCTTCCCGCCTGAAGTCAGATGAAGTGGCGCCTCGGCCGCATCTGATGGCTGAACTGACCAATCTGCTTGAGAGAGCCCGCGAGCGGGTGGAACAGGAATCCTCAAATTTCGAGAGGCGGAACCTGGAGGACCGGATCAGTTACCTGGATATGCGCCTTAGTCAGCTGGAAGTCATGAAGCATCTGGAGCGATATTTGCTCCGAATTAAACGGTCGGGTCAGGAAACTGCCATTGTCGGCCGATTAACCGAGCTGCTGGCACTTCAGGTGAATCAGATGGAGTTTTCCGGATCCACCGCCGAGCAGATCAGACAGTATCAGGAGCATTTCCATCAGATGGATCTGCCTGCTTCAAAAGAAGAGTTTGAATGTCGGGCTACGCTCTATGACTTTGTCAGTGACTTGGAACTCATGATGGATCTGAAGCAAAATTACTATAACCGTACCAGGTAGATCATCTTTGGCAAGACAGGCTGACTGAAAATCGATACAATGAAGATATATATAATACCCGATGATCGGATGGCCTGGTGATCTCATTCTTTACTCGGGAGATGACCTGTGGTCAATTTGGGTTTGGCGATTGGGGCTGACTTGTTGTGCCTGCAGACCAGCCTACGTTGCTATCCCTGGATGTGTTCTTAAGTCTGAGTTGCTTTGTTGAAAGACGCCATGAACAAGATGAGAAAGAGTCCACGGACAAGAAATTATGGAATATTAAACCAGTTCGCCCGCCCAGGAGAACAGGAGTTAATAAATAAAAGATGGAAGAAGGGGTCTGAATGAAAAAAACTGCAGCATTTTTTGACATTGACGGCACGCTATACCGGGAAGGGTTCATCGCTGACCTCTTTAAGATGCTTGTAAAATGTGAAATCATCAGCTATGAGCAATGGTATGATGAAGTCCGTCCGGAGTTTGTGAACTGGGATCGCCGGCTGGGCACATATGACATGTATCTGCTGAAGATGTCCAGCATGTATACCCAGGCGATCATGGGACATCATCGGTCTCTGGTTCAGCATATTGTAAAGCGGGTCATTGAAGATAAGGCCATGAGGACTTATGTGTATACCAGACAGCGGATTCAGTGGCATAAGGAACAGGGCCACATGTGCATCACCGTGTCAGGCAGTCCGTATGAACTGGTAGGAGCCATGGCGAAATTCTATGGCTTTGATGATTTTCGCGGTTCCCGCTATCTGATGGATCGGAATCACCGGTACACCGGAGAAATCATTCCCATGTGGACCGCCGAAAGCAAACAGCAGGCATTGGAAGAACTGGCGGTTACCCATGATATCGATCTGAGTCAGTCCTGGTCTTACGGCGATACGGCAGCGGATATCTCGATGTTCCGCCTGACTGGCTATCCCAATCTGATCAATCCAACCAGGGAGTTGATTAACCTGGTCCGGAATGATCCGGAGCTGATGGCCAAAGCAACCTGTATTGTGGAACGCAAAGATGTGATTTATCGAATGAATCTGAGTCAGGTGGAGCTGGTCGATGATCGAACAAATCACACGGTATAAGGTGTATGGCCCGGAGCTCCGGGAGTTGAAGGCCAATCCCGGGGCTGGGCCGGAGGAAACAGAACTGACATCCCGGTCCGTTTATCTGGACCTGGAACATTATATTTATCATAAACCCATTGCACTGGGCATTTTTGGAGCTGCCGTCCGGGAAAACGACGAACTCATCTGCACTCAGTATTTCCTGGAAAATAAAACGGATTTAAAGACCATGGTGCTCCGCAGCCACGAGTATCTGATGCGCAAGCGCAGGGAAGGGTACGATCATCTGGTTGCCTTCGCTGCCCGGAATGATCTGATGGTTCTTCACGCCATGTTTCACAAGTTTGGACTGAACACCAATCTGCGGGAGGTGTTTCAAGTTGTGGACCTGCAGACTCGATTCCATAAAGATTTCTCAGCAATGATCGGTCTGAACGCACTGGAACAATTCGCCGGTGTGGAACGGACGGGTCCGTCGATTTCAGGGTCCACCATAGCCAAGACATTTGCCGCGGTCATGGCCGATCCGAATTATATCCTGCGCATGCCGACTGAAAAGAAGAGCCGCCTGCTGGAATACAATCGCATGGATGTAGTCAATCTTTATTATATTCTGGATGCCTGGCCGGACATCTCTCAGGTGGAGGTGGATCGTTTTCTCGGGGAGAGAAAAGCCGCCCAGCAGCAAAGGCAGATGGCCAGAGAAGTCGTCGAGGATCAGTCCCATTCCGAATCGTAATCCGGCATACATCGGTGCAGAGCTATGCAAGCAGAAAAAAAGGACAGGATTTCCTTGATTGAGTAAGAATTTGAATACTTTGCATAATTTTCCGCGGGCTTTCGGATGATTGAAATATATATAATGAAGAAACCGAAACAGCCAGATCATTTTCTTTGGAGAGTCTGTAAGAATTTATTCAACACGCCGATGAGAATTCGTGCAGCGAACCCGTTCAGCCGAACCCATGCAGGCATCGGGCTGGTCTGTCGATCACCCCATTTGATTCAATTCATGAAAATAACTCTGAGCGCGAGCTCAGGGTTATTTTTTGCGTTCGATTGGTTGAGGAAATCGGAAGCGAGAAATCGGGTGAGGAAATCCTGGATTTCATGTATTTTTAATATTTAAATCTAATAAAAAGGGTTTACATGGTTTCCCTCAAATGATATCCTAGTTATGGGTTAATTAGCACTCGAACAAGATGAGTGCTAACAGAGTAAGGAGGTGGGGGAATGCTGGAAGACGGAATGAATGATCGGAAGCTGGAAATACTCAAAGCCATCATTTCAGACTATGTTTCAACCGGTGAACCGGTTGGATCAAGGACCCTGGCGAAAAAATATGACCTGGGCATCAGTCCGGCCACCATCCGCAACGAGATGTCCGATCTGGAAGAGATGGGTTTCCTCGAGCAGCCTCATACATCAGCCGGACGGATCCCATCTTCGAAAGGGTATCGGGTATATGTGGATCAGCTGATGGAACGGGGAGAGGCTACCAGAGAGGAAATTGCTCTGATTGAAAAGCAGATCCTGTCCATCGCTTCCTTTCAAATAGACAAGATCATCCGCCAAACCTCGCAGATGCTGTCGCAGCTGACGAATCTGGCTATCATTACCAGAAAGCCCTCTACCCGATTTTCCCAGATCCGAACGGTTCAGCTGGTCTCGCTGGGTGAGCATCACATCATGGTGGTGCTGGTACTTGGCAACAACCAGGTGAAAAATACGATTCTCGATACCAAGGATGTCCCGGAACCGCAGGATCTTCTGATGCTGTCGAATCTTTTGACGGGCAAGTTGTCCGGACTGGCAGCTTCGGAAATCGATATTTTAATTATGGATTCAATCCGTCGTGATCTGGCCGGACATTCCGAACTGTTTGCCTCCATCATGGCCGCTGTTCATGATGCGCTCTACGATGAAAGCAATGGCTACATCGTAGAAGGCAAGAACAATATCCTCGACTATCCGGAATTCAATGATATCCAAAAGGCAAGAGAAGTACTGGAAGTCTTGGAAAATCCCGATGAACTGATGGTCAATGTCGAGTCCTGTGAAGATTGCGAGGACGAATTCCGAATTGTGATCGGCGAGGAAACGAATTTACCGGAAACGAAAGACTGGTCGATTATCTCGGCTAAATATAAATTGAATGGACAGGATGTGGGAACAATCAATCTCCTGGGACCAAAGCGACTGGATTATTCCAAAATGAGCTCAATCCTGAAGAGTGTTGTTGATGAACTAAACCGCAAACTGAGAAATATCACAGAGGAGACGGACGATGGATAAGTGGAAAGACAAAGAGGATCTTTTGAAGCAAGAAGAGGCAATGACTCAGGCTGCCGGAGCAGAAGAGACCATGGCGAGTCAAAGCCCTGAAGCCAATGGAAAAGATCCGGAACTGACGGAACCGGTTCATTCGGAATCCGACGGATCGAACGAGCAAGCCCCGACAATCAGTGAGGACGAAGCAGCCGCTTCCTCCGCCGGAGAAGAGGATGAGATGATATTCTTCAGACGAAAAATCAAGAACCTGGAAGATGAGAATAAAAAGCTTGGAAACGAGCTGGATGCATTCAAGGATCGCCTGACCAGGCTGTCTGCGGAGTATGATAATTACCGGAAGCGCTCTGCCCGGGAAAAGGAAGAGCTTTCCGCTCAGTGTACTTCCAATCTGCTCAAGGATATTCTCCCGGTCATCGATAATCTGGAGCGTGCGCTTATTTCGGAAACGGATGACCTGCCCGGATTAAAGGATGGCGTTCAGATGACGCTGGACCAGTTCGTTCAGGCCATGCAGCGGTTCGGGGTGGAGGAAATTCCCACGGATCAGCCCTTTGATCCCCATTACCATGAGGCCGTAATGCATGAAGTGGATGATAATAAGGGAGAAAAAGAAATTTCGGAAGTGTTTTTAAGAGGGTATAAGATCGGTGATAAAGTCATTCGCCATACCGTCGTCAAAGTAGCAAACTAATCAGCGGATGCTTCACCGAGGCTGATTTTAAACAACAAGCAAAATATTAGATTCAAGATATATTTAGGAGGCTTATTATGGCAAAAGTAATTGGAATAGACCTTGGTACCACAAACTCAGTTGTAGCGGTTATGGAAGGCGGAAACCCGGTAGTCATCCCGAACTCCGAAGGAGCCCGGACGACACCCTCCGTCGTATCATTCCAGCCCAACGGAGACCTGCTCGTAGGAGCAACAGCCAAGCGGCAGGCAATCACCAATCCGGACCACACCATCGCTTCCATCAAGCGCCAGATGGGAACCGACTTTAAAGTAGACGTCAATGGCAAGAAGTATACCGCACCGGAAATTTCAGCAATGGTCCTTCAGAAAATGAAGCGTGACGCGGAGAGCTACCTGGGCGAAACCGTTACCCAGGCGGTTATCACGGTTCCGGCTTACTTCAACGACAGCCAGCGCCAGGCAACCAAAGATGCCGGAAAAATTGCCGGACTTGAAGTCCTGCGTATCGTCAATGAACCGACGGCCGCATCCCTGGCTTATGGTATTGACAAAACCGATGACGCTCACAAGATTCTGGTCTACGATCTGGGCGGCGGAACATTTGATGTATCCATCCTGGATCTTGGAGATGGCGTTTTCGAAGTTCTTTCCACCAATGGAAACACAAAGCTGGGCGGAGATGACTTCGATCAGAGAATCGTAAAATGGATCGCTGAAGAGTTTAAGAAGTCCAACGGCATCGATCTGACCAATGATAAAATGTCCATGCAGCGCCTCAAGGATGCTGCTGAGGCTGCAAAGATTGAACTGTCTTCCGCTACAACGGCTCAGATCAACCTTCCCTTCATTACCTCGGATGCCACCGGACCCAAGCATATCAATATGTCACTGTCCAGAGCCAAGTTCAATGAACTTACCGACGATCTGGTCAAGGCCACGATGCAGCCCATGAAGCAGGCCATTGAGGATGCAGGACTGAAAGTATCCGGCATTGATAAGGTAATCCTGGTCGGTGGATCCACCAGAATCCCGGCAGTTCAGGATATCGTAAAGGAATTTACAGGCAAGGAACCCACCAAGGGTGTCAACCCGGACGAAGTGGTCGCTTTGGGTGCCGCCATTCAGGCCGGTGTTCTGACCGGAGACGTCAAAGACATTGTCCTGCTGGATGTTACTCCGCTGACCCTGGGAATTGAAACCATGGGCGGAATTGCAACCCCGATCATCGAACGGAACACCACGATTCCGGCCAAAAAGAGCCAGATCTTCACCACGGCAGCAGATGGTCAGACTTCAGTCGACGTCCATGTAGTTCAGGGTGAACGCAAAATGGCCATGGACAACAAGACACTGGGTCGCTTCACGCTCTCCGGAATCGCTCCGGCACCGCGCGGCATCCCGCAGATTGAAGTATCCTTTGACATTGATGCCAACGGTATCGTCAAGGTAACCGCAGTGGACAAGGCAACCGGCAAGGAAGCCAATATCACGATCACCGCCTCTTCCAACATGACTTCAGCTGATATCGACAAGGCTGTTCAGGAAGCAGAACGCTTCGCGGAAGAAGACCGCCTGAAGAAAGAACGGGTTGAAATCAAAAACAACGCGGAACAGGCTGTTTATCAGACTGAAAAAGCTTTGAAGGATATCGAGGACAAGGTAGATGCCGCTGATAAGGCGAGCATCGAGGAGAAACTCGAAGCGCTGAAGAAACTGACCGATTCCGAAGATCTGGAGGCGGTTAAAAAAGCCCAGGATGAGCTGACCACGGCCTTCTACGAGGTATCCTCCAAGGTTTACCAGGCAAGCGCTCAGGCCTCTGCGGAGGAAGGTGCCGGCCCGGAAGCGGGAACAGCTGATCAGTCACAGTCCGGTCCCGACAATGTCGTTGATGCAGATTTCGAGGTTGAAGACAAGCAGTAATTTCTGATACACTGTTTCAGTGGAATGTCATGGAGTGATCCATGCAGCAGAAAAAATCATAACCAACAAGTCATTTTGAGAACCAGGCTGCCTGGTTCTCAAAATCTTGACGAACGGGAGTAAATATGGCCAATAAAGATTATTATGAGCTCCTTGGCCTGACCAAGGATGCCACCGAAGAAGAAATAAAGCGCGCCTTCCGCAAACTGGCAATAAAGTATCATCCGGATCGAAACCAGGGTGACAAAGCGGCAGAGGAAAAATTCAAAGAGATCAATGAAGCGTATCAGGTTCTTTCCGATCCGCAGAAAAAAGCTCAGTTCGACCAGTACGGAACCACGGATTTCAATGGTGGCTTCGGACAGGGCGGAGGATATGCCGGATATGATTTTGAAGGTTTCGATATGGGCGATATTTTCAGCCAGTTCTTCGGAGGCTTCACCGGTTCATCAGGTCGGCAGCAAAGTGCCAATGCGCCCCGTCGCGGTGAAAGCATCGAATACTACCTGGATCTGACCTTTGAGGAGGCCGTATTCGGAACGAAGAAGGAAATCAACCTCACAGTGGACGATACCTGTGATACTTGCCATGGTTCAGGTGCCAAGGATCCATCCAAGAAACGGACCTGCTCCAAATGCCAGGGATCCGGCCGGATCCGCACCCAGCGCCAGACGATGTTTGGCAATATGATGACGGAAACTGTCTGTGATGTGTGTCATGGCGAAGGCGAGGTCATTGAGGAACCATGTCCGACCTGCCGCGGCAAGGGACGGGTCAGAACCCAGCGCAAAGTCACGGTGAACATCCCCAAGGGCGTAGACAGCAACAATGTGATTCCGTTGCGCGGCCAGGGCAGTGCCGGCTTTAAAGGCGGTCCCGCCGGAGACGTGCATCTGGTGCTGAGGGTCAAGCCCAGCTCAACGTTTGTCCGCAAAGGCACCAACATTTTCATCGATAAGCATATTGATATTGCACAGGCTGCCCTGGGCATGGAAACCCGTGTCCCGACAGTGGATGGCGAAGTGAGCTACAAGATTCCTGCGGGAACGCAATCCGGCACGGTATTCCGGCTCAAGGGCAAAGGAGTTCCCCTGGTCAATTCCAAATCGGATCAGCGCGGAGACCAGTTTGTCAATGTGATTGTGGATACGCCGCAAAAACTCAATGATGCCCAGAAGGAAGCTCTGCAGGCTTATCTGGCAGCATCCGGATTCTCAGCCTCCGATAAAAAAGCCGGTGAGAAGAAATCCGCCGACAAAAAACGAAAATTCGGGATTTTCTAAATTGCTTTGACGGCAAATGCTTAAATGGCCAAAGGAACAGCGCCGCTGCCCCTTTGGCCATTTCCATGGGCCGTGGCTCGTTCGAGCCCGAGGCACGTTCGAGCCGGACCGAAGAATTACTTCGTTTCCAGATGGCTGGACAGTGAACCTTCAATCTTGATGCATGATCAAGAATCCTGAAGAGGATGAGCAGGCGTTAATGTTCGGAGGCGGAGCATGTGCGTGAGTTCGAGTTTGAGCAGGAGTTTGAGCAGGAGTTTGAGCTGGAGTATGAGCTGGAGTATGAGCAACTCTGGCTTTTGCGAAAGCCGGAGTTGGATTATAATGGGAACACCACAGAGAATTAAACCCGTGCCCTCCCATCGGGAGAGATCCAATTTCCTACTGCCTGGAAGGAGCGGAGATGAAACAACTGACTGAAAAACCGAAAATCCTGATCACGAATGATGACGGAATCAGCGCTGGCGGCATTCGATTGCTGGCACAGACCGCAGCCCGGTTCGGCGATG is a window from the Clostridiaceae bacterium HFYG-1003 genome containing:
- the hrcA gene encoding heat-inducible transcriptional repressor HrcA, translating into MLEDGMNDRKLEILKAIISDYVSTGEPVGSRTLAKKYDLGISPATIRNEMSDLEEMGFLEQPHTSAGRIPSSKGYRVYVDQLMERGEATREEIALIEKQILSIASFQIDKIIRQTSQMLSQLTNLAIITRKPSTRFSQIRTVQLVSLGEHHIMVVLVLGNNQVKNTILDTKDVPEPQDLLMLSNLLTGKLSGLAASEIDILIMDSIRRDLAGHSELFASIMAAVHDALYDESNGYIVEGKNNILDYPEFNDIQKAREVLEVLENPDELMVNVESCEDCEDEFRIVIGEETNLPETKDWSIISAKYKLNGQDVGTINLLGPKRLDYSKMSSILKSVVDELNRKLRNITEETDDG
- a CDS encoding HAD-IB family hydrolase, whose amino-acid sequence is MKKTAAFFDIDGTLYREGFIADLFKMLVKCEIISYEQWYDEVRPEFVNWDRRLGTYDMYLLKMSSMYTQAIMGHHRSLVQHIVKRVIEDKAMRTYVYTRQRIQWHKEQGHMCITVSGSPYELVGAMAKFYGFDDFRGSRYLMDRNHRYTGEIIPMWTAESKQQALEELAVTHDIDLSQSWSYGDTAADISMFRLTGYPNLINPTRELINLVRNDPELMAKATCIVERKDVIYRMNLSQVELVDDRTNHTV
- the grpE gene encoding nucleotide exchange factor GrpE, with amino-acid sequence MDKWKDKEDLLKQEEAMTQAAGAEETMASQSPEANGKDPELTEPVHSESDGSNEQAPTISEDEAAASSAGEEDEMIFFRRKIKNLEDENKKLGNELDAFKDRLTRLSAEYDNYRKRSAREKEELSAQCTSNLLKDILPVIDNLERALISETDDLPGLKDGVQMTLDQFVQAMQRFGVEEIPTDQPFDPHYHEAVMHEVDDNKGEKEISEVFLRGYKIGDKVIRHTVVKVAN
- the dnaK gene encoding molecular chaperone DnaK, whose amino-acid sequence is MAKVIGIDLGTTNSVVAVMEGGNPVVIPNSEGARTTPSVVSFQPNGDLLVGATAKRQAITNPDHTIASIKRQMGTDFKVDVNGKKYTAPEISAMVLQKMKRDAESYLGETVTQAVITVPAYFNDSQRQATKDAGKIAGLEVLRIVNEPTAASLAYGIDKTDDAHKILVYDLGGGTFDVSILDLGDGVFEVLSTNGNTKLGGDDFDQRIVKWIAEEFKKSNGIDLTNDKMSMQRLKDAAEAAKIELSSATTAQINLPFITSDATGPKHINMSLSRAKFNELTDDLVKATMQPMKQAIEDAGLKVSGIDKVILVGGSTRIPAVQDIVKEFTGKEPTKGVNPDEVVALGAAIQAGVLTGDVKDIVLLDVTPLTLGIETMGGIATPIIERNTTIPAKKSQIFTTAADGQTSVDVHVVQGERKMAMDNKTLGRFTLSGIAPAPRGIPQIEVSFDIDANGIVKVTAVDKATGKEANITITASSNMTSADIDKAVQEAERFAEEDRLKKERVEIKNNAEQAVYQTEKALKDIEDKVDAADKASIEEKLEALKKLTDSEDLEAVKKAQDELTTAFYEVSSKVYQASAQASAEEGAGPEAGTADQSQSGPDNVVDADFEVEDKQ
- a CDS encoding ribonuclease H-like domain-containing protein, encoding MIEQITRYKVYGPELRELKANPGAGPEETELTSRSVYLDLEHYIYHKPIALGIFGAAVRENDELICTQYFLENKTDLKTMVLRSHEYLMRKRREGYDHLVAFAARNDLMVLHAMFHKFGLNTNLREVFQVVDLQTRFHKDFSAMIGLNALEQFAGVERTGPSISGSTIAKTFAAVMADPNYILRMPTEKKSRLLEYNRMDVVNLYYILDAWPDISQVEVDRFLGERKAAQQQRQMAREVVEDQSHSES